The following coding sequences lie in one Listeria ivanovii subsp. londoniensis genomic window:
- the dhaK gene encoding dihydroxyacetone kinase subunit DhaK, whose amino-acid sequence MKKILNGTNQVVEQMVEGLVKSHTDIVHRVEGTRVIARNDKRSGKVGLVSGGGSGHEPAHAGYVGRGMLSAAVCGDVFTSPTPDQIYEGIKAADQGAGVLLIVKNYTGDVMNFEMAADLADAEDIKVEQIVVDDDIAVEDSTFTTGRRGVAGTVLVHKIVGAAAEAGASLDELKALGEKVISAIKTLGVALSPCTVPEVGHPGFELGEDEIELGIGIHGEPGFTREKIMPSASLAKQLYDRIATESKLISGDKVVVLVNGMGATPLMEQYVFANDVHELLKNAGISVEKTLVGDYMTSLEMAGLSLTILKLEDEKWVDMLKLPVETIAW is encoded by the coding sequence ATGAAGAAGATTCTTAACGGTACAAATCAAGTAGTAGAACAAATGGTGGAAGGTTTAGTTAAATCGCACACAGATATTGTTCATCGTGTTGAAGGAACTCGTGTCATTGCAAGAAATGATAAACGTTCAGGCAAAGTAGGATTAGTAAGCGGTGGAGGTTCTGGTCACGAGCCGGCTCATGCTGGTTATGTTGGTCGTGGAATGCTCTCTGCGGCTGTTTGCGGCGACGTTTTCACTTCCCCAACCCCGGACCAAATATATGAAGGTATCAAAGCCGCAGATCAAGGCGCTGGCGTACTTTTAATTGTAAAAAATTATACTGGTGACGTAATGAACTTCGAAATGGCGGCTGATTTAGCGGATGCCGAGGATATTAAAGTAGAACAAATTGTCGTGGATGATGATATTGCGGTGGAAGATAGCACGTTTACAACTGGACGGCGTGGCGTGGCTGGAACTGTTCTTGTACACAAAATTGTCGGAGCCGCAGCAGAAGCAGGTGCATCCCTTGATGAACTAAAAGCACTCGGTGAAAAAGTGATTTCTGCTATCAAAACGCTTGGTGTCGCATTATCTCCTTGTACGGTGCCTGAGGTCGGACATCCAGGATTTGAGCTTGGAGAAGATGAAATCGAACTAGGAATTGGTATCCACGGCGAACCTGGCTTTACTAGAGAAAAAATTATGCCATCTGCAAGTCTTGCTAAACAACTTTATGATCGAATCGCGACGGAAAGCAAACTCATTTCGGGTGATAAAGTCGTTGTATTAGTCAATGGAATGGGTGCAACTCCACTAATGGAGCAATATGTTTTCGCAAATGATGTTCATGAACTTTTGAAAAACGCAGGTATCAGTGTCGAAAAAACACTCGTTGGAGATTATATGACATCACTTGAAATGGCCGGACTATCTCTAACCATTTTGAAATTAGAAGATGAAAAATGGGTAGATATGCTAAAACTCCCTGTTGAAACGATTGCGTGGTAA
- a CDS encoding MurR/RpiR family transcriptional regulator has protein sequence MNILIKIRELNNLTNSEKELADYILANPKKTLQFKPKELATAAFVSTATIYRLINKLGINGIGELKIEIASSLRETTAEKEINYDYPILESDTPFQIMTNLRQIYNSTIVETLNNADPEELVAIGEKLMNAKVIDIYAASANLFFAKNFQFQMQEIGSLVNVPEEDYIQRLSAANSDENHVALVVSYGGRSETLQKVVQILSENDVPIILITSMQDNPLVKFATHKIYMASAENHYNKVSSFSTRQSLLSIFDTIYSIIFNYNYEKNIQYKMTNYQKMNTDLI, from the coding sequence ATGAATATTCTAATAAAAATACGCGAACTAAACAATCTAACCAATAGTGAAAAAGAGCTCGCCGACTATATTTTAGCCAATCCTAAAAAAACATTGCAATTCAAACCCAAAGAACTAGCTACCGCAGCTTTTGTTTCTACGGCAACCATTTATCGTTTAATCAACAAATTAGGGATAAATGGCATCGGTGAATTAAAAATCGAAATCGCCTCTAGCTTGCGAGAAACGACCGCAGAAAAAGAAATTAATTACGATTATCCGATTTTAGAGTCGGATACGCCCTTTCAAATAATGACGAATTTGCGCCAAATTTATAACAGTACGATTGTTGAGACGTTGAATAATGCTGATCCAGAAGAATTAGTAGCTATTGGCGAGAAATTAATGAATGCCAAAGTTATCGATATTTATGCTGCCTCTGCAAATTTATTTTTCGCGAAAAACTTCCAATTTCAAATGCAGGAAATTGGAAGTTTAGTTAATGTTCCAGAAGAGGATTATATTCAAAGACTATCCGCAGCAAATAGCGATGAAAATCATGTGGCGCTTGTTGTTTCTTACGGTGGCAGAAGCGAAACCTTGCAAAAAGTAGTGCAGATTTTATCCGAGAACGATGTCCCAATTATTTTAATTACTTCGATGCAAGACAACCCACTCGTTAAGTTTGCCACCCATAAAATTTATATGGCATCTGCCGAAAATCATTACAACAAAGTTTCTTCCTTTTCAACAAGACAATCTCTTCTTAGCATTTTTGACACGATTTACTCCATTATCTTTAATTATAATTATGAAAAAAATATTCAATATAAAATGACTAATTACCAAAAAATGAATACTGATTTGATATAA
- a CDS encoding DUF3284 domain-containing protein yields MNVTQKLYISQKECFDTIVSSAIYDVKNATGKTVQRHKLEGHKYQRTMSNGALATTKIVQVKPYELYQFETSSRVNTHTTTYTIKSTSETTCEVTYNELIETEKALNKMNNIIVGFMFGFFRKKRVKNLLKSIELSVIDESKKKQEKLAAKSEE; encoded by the coding sequence GTGAATGTAACTCAGAAATTGTATATATCCCAAAAAGAGTGTTTTGATACCATCGTCAGCTCAGCGATTTATGATGTGAAAAATGCTACTGGAAAAACGGTTCAAAGGCATAAATTAGAAGGACACAAATATCAAAGAACAATGTCTAATGGCGCCCTTGCAACAACCAAAATTGTTCAAGTGAAACCTTACGAACTTTATCAATTTGAAACAAGTAGCCGAGTGAATACACATACAACAACTTATACAATAAAATCTACAAGCGAAACGACATGTGAAGTGACATATAATGAATTAATTGAAACAGAGAAAGCATTAAATAAAATGAATAATATTATTGTTGGTTTTATGTTTGGATTTTTCCGTAAGAAACGCGTCAAAAACTTGCTGAAATCAATTGAGCTTTCGGTTATTGATGAAAGTAAGAAGAAGCAAGAGAAGTTAGCGGCGAAAAGTGAAGAGTAG
- the dnaX gene encoding DNA polymerase III subunit gamma/tau, with protein sequence MAYQALYRVFRPQSFQDVVGQEHVTKTLKNAIIQNKTSHAYLFSGPRGTGKTSAAKIFAKAINCEHGHDGEPCNECEICKGTTDGSIPDVLEIDAASNNGVEEIRDIREKVKYAPTVAKYKVYIIDEVHMLSTGAFNALLKTLEEPPKHVIFILATTEPHKLPLTIISRVQRFDFKRITTQDIIGRLEFILKEEKIPYDEKALMIVARAAEGGMRDALSLLDQVISYGSEEVTVEDALEITGSVAQGLLTKLVSAAFDGDAAEAISTLTALLAEGKDPVRLVEDLLVFFRDVLLYQKAPNLEETLERALVDDDFVALAKRADSLKIYEFVKILNIAQQQMRFSNHPGIYVEVALVQLTQTGPVASGNVVTNETPASGDVAELKSQMEQMQQELQTLKKQITSGAGVTPTEKPAQNRGGAKKQINNGKQFKAPIGKINHVLGEAKKENLQLIRGCWGELLSMLMASQAALLNDAEPVAASQDTFVLKFKHEIHCQMAMDNPNFVETITSSIARLTKVNYTFIGIPEDQWADVRENFLHSHGGDGSAEEGASPEARKPAEDPFVLEATKLVGEDLLEIKD encoded by the coding sequence ATGGCGTATCAGGCTTTGTATCGGGTTTTTCGGCCGCAGTCGTTTCAGGATGTTGTGGGACAGGAACATGTGACGAAAACGCTTAAAAATGCCATTATACAGAATAAAACTTCGCATGCTTATCTGTTTTCGGGACCTCGGGGGACTGGGAAGACAAGTGCGGCGAAAATTTTTGCGAAGGCGATTAACTGTGAACACGGTCATGACGGGGAGCCTTGCAATGAGTGTGAAATTTGTAAAGGAACAACGGATGGCTCTATACCAGATGTTCTTGAAATTGATGCTGCCAGTAATAACGGGGTTGAAGAGATTCGGGATATCCGGGAAAAAGTGAAATATGCGCCGACTGTGGCGAAATATAAAGTATATATTATTGATGAAGTGCATATGTTGTCGACGGGAGCGTTTAATGCGCTACTAAAAACGCTAGAAGAACCGCCAAAACATGTCATTTTTATTTTGGCAACGACAGAGCCACATAAGCTTCCACTGACAATTATTTCACGTGTACAACGATTCGATTTCAAACGGATTACGACACAAGATATTATCGGACGTCTGGAATTCATTTTGAAAGAAGAAAAGATTCCTTATGATGAAAAAGCGCTGATGATTGTGGCACGCGCAGCTGAAGGTGGGATGCGTGATGCACTTAGCTTGCTTGACCAAGTGATTTCTTACGGTTCAGAAGAAGTTACCGTAGAAGATGCGCTTGAGATTACCGGTTCTGTTGCACAAGGCTTGCTTACTAAGCTTGTTAGTGCGGCTTTTGATGGTGATGCGGCAGAAGCGATTTCGACCTTAACAGCTTTACTTGCAGAAGGAAAAGATCCGGTTCGACTTGTGGAAGATTTATTAGTATTTTTCAGAGATGTATTACTTTACCAAAAAGCTCCTAATTTAGAAGAAACTTTGGAGCGAGCTTTAGTTGATGATGATTTTGTAGCGCTAGCGAAACGAGCTGACTCACTGAAAATATATGAGTTTGTGAAAATTTTAAACATTGCGCAACAACAAATGCGTTTTTCGAATCATCCAGGCATTTATGTAGAGGTAGCGCTGGTGCAATTAACGCAAACTGGACCAGTAGCTTCTGGAAATGTAGTAACAAACGAAACACCAGCTAGCGGCGATGTAGCAGAGTTGAAAAGCCAAATGGAACAAATGCAACAAGAACTCCAAACGCTCAAAAAGCAAATTACAAGCGGGGCGGGAGTAACACCTACTGAAAAACCAGCCCAAAATCGTGGCGGTGCTAAAAAACAAATCAACAACGGCAAGCAATTTAAAGCGCCGATTGGAAAAATTAACCATGTATTAGGTGAGGCTAAGAAAGAGAATTTGCAATTAATTCGTGGTTGTTGGGGTGAGTTGTTATCCATGTTAATGGCGTCTCAAGCAGCACTTTTGAATGATGCGGAACCTGTGGCTGCATCTCAAGACACTTTTGTGTTAAAATTTAAGCATGAGATTCACTGCCAAATGGCGATGGATAACCCGAACTTTGTAGAAACTATTACATCGAGTATTGCGCGACTTACAAAAGTGAATTATACTTTTATTGGAATCCCAGAAGATCAATGGGCTGATGTAAGAGAGAATTTCCTTCATAGTCATGGCGGCGATGGAAGTGCAGAGGAAGGCGCAAGTCCAGAAGCTCGAAAACCAGCTGAAGATCCATTTGTATTAGAAGCAACAAAACTAGTTGGTGAAGATTTGCTTGAAATTAAAGATTAA
- a CDS encoding aldo/keto reductase codes for MTLSFTDTYRLNNGIEMPRHGFGVYKLTDEKRMRTALETAADVGYRLFDTASFYHNEKQLGDFFQSSGLKRDDFFVTTKMWNTEQGYDETLRAFEKSQKKLQLNQIDLYLVHWPKQDTFFETWRAVEKLYDEGLVRAIGVSNFEAHHLDRLRTSANVLPVVDQVETHPHFPNHLLHRYLEELHIVHQAWSPLGRGGVLEEATLIELGQKHGKSPAQIILRWHLQNNISIIPKSETPSRIKENADIYDFELTEADMRQVERLNTGERLSHAPDVMYVRSEEV; via the coding sequence ATGACACTTTCTTTCACTGATACATACAGACTGAACAATGGAATTGAAATGCCTAGGCACGGTTTTGGGGTATACAAACTAACTGACGAAAAAAGAATGCGCACTGCTCTTGAAACGGCGGCGGATGTTGGATATCGCTTATTTGATACAGCTTCTTTTTATCACAATGAAAAGCAACTGGGAGATTTCTTTCAATCAAGTGGGTTAAAACGCGATGACTTCTTTGTCACTACGAAAATGTGGAATACCGAGCAGGGTTATGATGAGACGCTTCGGGCTTTTGAAAAATCACAAAAAAAATTACAACTTAACCAAATTGATTTATATTTAGTTCACTGGCCAAAACAAGATACTTTTTTTGAGACTTGGCGTGCAGTTGAAAAGCTTTATGATGAAGGGCTTGTTCGGGCAATTGGCGTAAGTAATTTCGAGGCGCACCATTTAGATCGCCTGCGTACGAGCGCTAATGTTCTTCCCGTTGTAGATCAAGTAGAAACTCACCCACACTTCCCCAATCACCTGCTACATCGCTATTTAGAGGAACTTCATATTGTTCACCAAGCGTGGAGTCCACTTGGGCGGGGCGGAGTTTTAGAAGAAGCTACTTTAATTGAACTTGGGCAAAAACACGGCAAATCTCCCGCACAAATTATTTTACGCTGGCATTTGCAAAACAATATTTCGATTATTCCTAAGTCAGAAACTCCTTCAAGAATTAAGGAAAATGCGGATATTTATGATTTTGAGTTAACGGAAGCAGATATGCGCCAAGTTGAACGTTTAAATACTGGCGAACGTTTAAGTCATGCGCCAGATGTGATGTATGTAAGGTCGGAAGAAGTTTAA
- the dhaM1 gene encoding dihydroxyacetone kinase phosphoryl donor subunit DhaM1: MAKPYGVVIISHSKDVAKGVHDIIKEIAPDVSITHAGGTDDGRIGTSFDTVNEAIERNEADKIYTFYDLGSAKMNIETVEEISDKEIILFNAPILEGAYATAAQIQMDEKPEVIAANLKTIEIK, translated from the coding sequence ATGGCAAAACCATATGGCGTTGTAATTATTTCCCACTCCAAAGATGTTGCTAAAGGAGTTCACGATATCATTAAAGAAATTGCACCAGATGTTTCGATTACCCATGCAGGAGGAACAGATGATGGTCGAATTGGTACAAGTTTTGACACGGTGAATGAAGCAATCGAACGGAACGAAGCCGATAAAATCTACACTTTTTATGATCTTGGGAGCGCCAAAATGAATATTGAAACAGTAGAAGAAATTAGCGACAAAGAAATTATTCTTTTCAATGCACCGATTCTTGAAGGTGCTTATGCGACTGCTGCTCAAATTCAAATGGACGAAAAACCCGAAGTAATTGCAGCAAATTTGAAGACGATTGAGATTAAATAA
- a CDS encoding YbaB/EbfC family nucleoid-associated protein: protein MRGMGNMQGMMKQMQKMQKEMAKAQADLEVQEFTGTAGGGMVTVKATGKRAITDIVINEEVVDPEDIEMLQDLVLAATNDVLKQIEDTTSQTMGKFTQGLNLPGM, encoded by the coding sequence ATGCGTGGAATGGGAAATATGCAAGGTATGATGAAACAAATGCAAAAAATGCAAAAAGAAATGGCGAAAGCTCAAGCGGATTTAGAAGTACAAGAGTTTACTGGAACAGCTGGTGGCGGGATGGTTACAGTAAAAGCTACTGGTAAACGCGCCATTACAGATATTGTAATAAATGAAGAAGTAGTAGATCCAGAAGATATCGAAATGCTACAAGATTTAGTACTTGCAGCTACAAATGATGTATTAAAACAAATTGAAGATACAACTTCACAAACAATGGGTAAATTCACACAAGGATTAAATCTTCCTGGAATGTAA
- the dhaL gene encoding dihydroxyacetone kinase subunit DhaL — protein MTYNKDWALRWLNDFGERVQENKQLLSDLDQAIGDGDHGINMARGLSELKKAFADKEPSDLKDVFKTAGMTMVSKVGGASGPLYGTAFLNMSKAVDSDTIDSVGLTKVIESGLEGIEKRGKSHAGEKTMIDVWEPVVHALHQEDLTDDVVDAALQKTKDLKATKGRASYLGERSIGHLDPGAYSSALLFHAMLQTEVN, from the coding sequence ATGACCTATAATAAAGATTGGGCGCTTCGTTGGTTAAATGATTTCGGCGAACGTGTACAAGAGAATAAACAGTTATTAAGTGATCTCGACCAAGCGATTGGTGACGGAGACCATGGTATTAATATGGCACGTGGTTTAAGCGAACTTAAAAAAGCTTTTGCCGATAAAGAACCTAGCGACTTGAAAGATGTTTTCAAGACTGCTGGAATGACAATGGTCAGTAAAGTCGGTGGTGCATCGGGACCGCTTTATGGGACAGCCTTTTTGAATATGAGCAAAGCGGTTGATTCAGATACGATTGATTCAGTTGGCTTAACAAAAGTCATTGAGTCTGGGCTAGAAGGTATTGAAAAACGCGGCAAATCGCACGCTGGTGAAAAAACAATGATTGATGTTTGGGAGCCTGTTGTTCATGCGCTTCATCAAGAAGATTTAACCGATGACGTGGTCGATGCTGCCTTACAAAAAACGAAAGACTTAAAAGCGACGAAAGGACGTGCAAGCTACCTTGGTGAACGTTCGATTGGGCACCTTGATCCTGGCGCTTATTCTTCGGCGCTACTATTTCACGCAATGCTTCAAACGGAGGTGAACTGA
- a CDS encoding DUF3188 domain-containing protein, translated as MKIVNALFIISIGLIIIMFSPSYGKDGMANVPILVTGLVVVLIGCLFIVLKLRKDKKEKNKKESIEK; from the coding sequence ATGAAAATTGTTAATGCACTATTTATAATTAGTATTGGTCTTATTATTATTATGTTTAGTCCTTCTTATGGAAAAGATGGGATGGCTAATGTACCTATTTTAGTTACCGGACTTGTGGTTGTTTTGATTGGTTGCCTTTTTATCGTGCTAAAACTGCGCAAAGATAAGAAAGAAAAGAATAAGAAGGAGTCGATTGAAAAGTGA
- a CDS encoding Cof-type HAD-IIB family hydrolase — translation MTIEAIILDIDGTLLSDNKEITPATKKALITAQQNGVKLILASGRPTTAMHLYAEQLEMEKYHGLLVSYNGAKVVDCQTNEELFSQALTVTEGKAVLEHMKQFDVKVMIDKDDYMYVNNVFDCFVPYRGEEINIIEYESRSGNFKLCEKEDLAAFVDYPISKILTAGDPAYLKENYQAMMEPFKESFNCVFTADFYFEFTAQGIDKAKALDTVLTPLGISAENLIAFGDGHNDITMVRYAGTGVAMQNAVPELKEAANTVTLSNNEDGIGHLLDSLILS, via the coding sequence ATGACTATCGAAGCGATTATTTTAGACATTGACGGTACACTACTCAGCGATAATAAAGAAATTACTCCCGCAACAAAAAAAGCGCTTATTACCGCACAACAAAATGGGGTTAAATTAATTCTCGCATCTGGAAGACCAACAACAGCAATGCATCTTTACGCAGAGCAATTAGAAATGGAGAAATACCACGGTTTACTCGTTTCATACAATGGCGCCAAAGTGGTTGATTGCCAAACAAATGAAGAACTATTCAGCCAAGCACTGACTGTTACAGAAGGAAAAGCCGTACTTGAGCATATGAAACAATTCGATGTGAAAGTGATGATTGATAAAGACGACTATATGTATGTAAATAATGTATTCGACTGTTTTGTGCCTTATCGCGGCGAAGAAATCAATATTATTGAATATGAATCCCGCAGCGGTAATTTTAAATTATGTGAAAAAGAGGATTTGGCAGCTTTCGTAGATTATCCAATTAGCAAAATATTGACTGCTGGTGACCCTGCATACCTAAAAGAAAATTACCAAGCCATGATGGAGCCTTTCAAAGAGTCCTTCAATTGTGTATTCACCGCAGACTTCTACTTTGAATTTACCGCACAAGGCATTGATAAAGCGAAGGCGTTAGATACTGTTTTAACACCACTGGGAATTAGTGCCGAGAACTTAATTGCTTTTGGAGATGGTCATAATGATATTACGATGGTACGTTATGCCGGAACAGGTGTCGCAATGCAAAATGCTGTGCCTGAGTTAAAAGAAGCAGCGAATACCGTTACTTTGTCTAATAATGAAGATGGGATTGGGCATTTGCTTGATAGTTTGATTCTAAGTTAA
- the recR gene encoding recombination mediator RecR, producing the protein MHYPEPITKLMDSFMKLPGIGPKSAARLAFYVLDMKEDDVLDFAKALVDAKRNLSFCSVCGHITDKDPCYICGDTSRDQSIICVVQESKDVIAMEKMRDFHGLYHVLHGTISPMDGIGPEDINIPDLLKRLQDDTIEEVILATNPNVEGEATAMYISRLLKPSGIKITRIAHGLPVGGDLEYADEVTLSKAMEGRREV; encoded by the coding sequence ATGCATTATCCTGAGCCGATAACGAAATTAATGGACAGTTTTATGAAATTACCGGGTATCGGACCCAAATCGGCAGCGAGATTAGCTTTTTATGTACTTGATATGAAAGAAGATGATGTGCTAGACTTTGCCAAAGCATTGGTTGATGCAAAAAGAAACCTGAGTTTTTGTTCCGTCTGCGGTCATATTACTGATAAAGACCCATGTTATATTTGCGGAGACACATCGCGGGATCAGAGCATAATTTGTGTGGTCCAAGAATCAAAAGATGTGATTGCAATGGAAAAAATGCGTGATTTTCATGGTTTATACCACGTGCTTCATGGGACAATTTCGCCAATGGATGGGATTGGACCCGAAGATATTAATATTCCAGATTTACTCAAACGTTTGCAAGATGACACGATTGAGGAAGTTATTTTAGCGACGAACCCTAATGTAGAAGGAGAAGCTACGGCGATGTATATTTCGCGTCTATTAAAACCATCTGGTATAAAGATAACTAGAATAGCACATGGTCTTCCAGTTGGCGGAGATTTGGAATACGCTGATGAAGTGACGCTCTCAAAAGCAATGGAAGGGCGAAGAGAAGTATAA
- a CDS encoding NUDIX hydrolase, which yields MRQPFQVLVIPCIQTKDHYLFGVFLRADEKVWQFISGGGEDTELPAKTAVRECKEELNLDIELIVFKLDSLAHIPGIYFGFNKPYVIPEYCYAAELTEYQHDIRLSSEHVQFKWLSYQEAMEVLKWDSNKTALYELNERLNRPFM from the coding sequence ATGAGACAACCATTTCAAGTGCTAGTTATCCCATGTATTCAAACAAAAGATCATTATTTATTTGGTGTTTTTTTGCGAGCGGATGAGAAAGTTTGGCAATTTATTTCTGGTGGCGGAGAAGATACAGAATTGCCAGCAAAAACAGCAGTTAGAGAATGCAAGGAAGAGCTAAATTTAGATATTGAGTTGATCGTGTTTAAATTAGATTCTTTAGCGCATATTCCGGGGATTTATTTTGGATTTAATAAGCCATATGTAATTCCCGAATATTGTTATGCGGCAGAATTGACTGAATACCAACACGATATAAGGCTATCTTCAGAGCATGTTCAGTTTAAATGGCTATCGTATCAGGAAGCTATGGAGGTATTGAAGTGGGATAGTAATAAAACGGCATTATATGAACTGAATGAGCGGTTGAATAGACCATTTATGTAA
- a CDS encoding YaaL family protein, translated as MESRSNKFGRKKEKKIGKLHKSYDAYLMELIEVTQENWHKQKVLLRKSFEYDPNLEYEEKKAEARYFYLFKEARKRQLKK; from the coding sequence ATGGAATCCAGAAGTAATAAGTTTGGCCGAAAAAAAGAAAAGAAAATTGGCAAATTACACAAGTCCTATGATGCTTATTTGATGGAGTTAATCGAAGTCACGCAAGAAAACTGGCACAAACAAAAGGTTCTGTTGCGTAAAAGCTTTGAATATGACCCCAATTTAGAATATGAAGAGAAAAAGGCTGAAGCACGCTATTTTTATCTCTTTAAAGAAGCTCGGAAAAGACAATTAAAGAAATAA